The following are encoded together in the Vespa velutina chromosome 3, iVesVel2.1, whole genome shotgun sequence genome:
- the LOC124947634 gene encoding phosphatidylinositol 4-phosphate 3-kinase C2 domain-containing subunit beta isoform X9 yields MSNCNRNIHTQGSSVIDYERQFQEDLERAQALSLESLALEKFKLQKQRLEYNNIQQSYRSQNNSHDRSSGSTTTDGALQGDKLQFRSRPRPGSFNKNQSKNAALLAPPPPIPCRRNSTTATSSQETSIDLINFTSPIKQDSLSEYCTPPPPPPKTPIEPKWETHPALLKKQARISRSNSSVGSYQSRDFRYHSLSPGPRSSTAPCTPGTPGISPILSRASSSNSNVPDITPQPAWNFFAFKNYLSPQIPPLPLNYRSGISAPAACNILVPTFCADEQLNVLKVIEKKPNSNLIDLNTCEEIEDKTNVRVSVLEAFDPLLVKTDDNSEYTKDIKDDIQSQISGSVYDPFDPFDYMYSTNESVNSDPVYVAVEKSGKSQAISPAAPPPLPPRNSSAWNTIERRRTSLDRRQKKQSRLYENVTVIKTRPSSNDGDLSAFHQMVKSVRGEYPFNNPSTNIGHVISPTMENLYPEGTSIKLVVHPQLSDNDKDSIPSISFTCNVNCSVEHVILNVACSLEDEDTVNVEKYCLRVWGLAEYLAPNTTLAQYEYIHQCIKLEKDIELAIMTRAQIKKSIARTLQDDNQDQCLKLEDILPNEPLQPISYDTLLILLETVEKEMERVENTAMQLARTNHGSGLLPQLKPQGVIQAVKAVSALMGNIETFEITEAVDNFVNACCQFLPQVHTTNIECKKPEIVHEDGDYSVVTLRTKFPDVITSHCHKIRDAIQDLVETYCHAFRVDFQLNSRGENSTNRLVSSEVIDTVLVRVGSLHRLPGNWKHDDYIIAAQIFHGTRPVGNPVLSEPTTVSLSFYPRILFNSWLEFRGTSVCQVPREARLVLVLYGRTLQPTEHESNSVSEGAMRKEELGWAAIQFFNYDGIMSQGSFFLSLWPAIADKRLGPAPAPGTHPHSDTHPIIGLELPDYGGNVLFPTELRDHDVESLDFNSLDQNTQELLLDITQQDTFSRPPIDEREILWEKRHYLHDKPEALPKVLLAAHSWDWACLPDLHASLRVWSPLPPVQALQLLLPCFTIKIYMKVREMAVGWIRELSNDELVDYLPQLLQALKHETYEASPLAKFLLERALISPRVAHHIYWLLTQALPGQSPQVQNSAEIVPEDEKGISSARYHRRLQLMLRALLAVIGDALRNSFLTQQLLVKNLNEVAENIKGTKESLRMDALKVGLQNINCQLMEDNGTCLPLSPSKQVYGINVQICSYFPSFTLPLKINFISCDNVLSPAIFKVGDDLQQDMLTLQMMRIMDKLWLKEGLDLKMVTFACVPTGHKRGMIEMVTNAETLRKIQVEFGLTGSFKDRPIAEWLAKHNPSELEYERAVENFTASCAGYSVATYILGICDRHNDNIMLKTSGHLFHIDFGKFLGDAQMFGNFKRDRTPFVLTSDMAYVINGGDKPSAKFHHFVDLCCQAFNVVRKHGNLILHLFGLMTSSGISGVTMDAVSYVQKALLPGQTNPEAAATFARMIESSLKSWFTQFNFFLHNLAQLRFSGDHNDGTLLSFIPRTYTMQQEGQLTSVQVHGYQKRYDPEKYYMYILRIQRKGQADPTYLFRSYKEFCEFYQKLCIHFPLAKVASW; encoded by the exons ATGTCAAACTGCAATAGAAATATACACACGCAGGGATCTTCGGTGATAGACTATGAACGTCAATTTCAAGAAGATTTGGAGCGTGCTCAAGCATTAAGCTTAGAGAGTTTAgctttagaaaaatttaagtTACAAAAGCAACGCttggaatataataatatacagcAATCATATCGATCACAAAATAATTCACATGATAGAAGTAGTGGCTCAACAACGACAGATGGTGCTTTGCAAGGTGATAA ATTACAATTTAGAAGTCGTCCACGTCCTggatcttttaataaaaatcaatcgaaaaaTGCTGCGCTATTggctccaccaccaccaattCCATGTAGGAGAAATTCAACAACCGCTACATCCAGCCAGGAAACAtctattgatttaattaattttacaagcCCTATCAAGCAGGATAGTTTATCAGAATATTGTAcgccacctccaccacctcc gAAAACGCCAATAGAACCAAAGTGGGAAACTCATCCTGCCTTATTAAAAAAGCAAGCAAGGATTTCAAGAAGTAATAGTTCTGTAGGATCTTATCAATCTCGAGATTTTAGATATCATTCACTTTCACCTGGGCCTAGATCTTCTACTGCACCTTGTACACCTGGAACACCAGGAATTAGTCCTATCTTGTCAAGGGCCAGTAGTAGCAATAGCAATGTACCTGATATTACACCACAG cCTGCATGGaatttctttgcttttaaaaattatttatctccaCAG ATTCCTCCCTTGCCTTTGAATTACAGATCTGGCATTTCAGCACCAGCTGCCTGTAATATTTTAGTACCTACATTTTGTGCAGATGAACAGTTAAATGTATTGAaagtgatagaaaaaaaaccaaataGTAATCTTATAGATTTGAATACTTGTGAAGAAATAGAGGATAAAACAAATGTTAGAGTCAGTGTATTAGAAGCATTTGATCCTTTACTCGTTAAGACTGATGACAACAGTGAATACACAAAGGATATTAAGGATG ATATTCAATCTCAAATTAGTGGATCTGTATATGATCCTTTTGATCCTTTTGACTACATGTATAGCACAAATGAGAGTGTAAATTCAGATCCAGTATATGTAGCAGTAGAAAAGTCAGGCAAATCTCAAGCTATTTCTCCAGCTGCACCTCCACCACTGCCACCAAGAAATTCATCTGCATGGAATACTATTGAAAGAAGGAGAACATCCTTGGACCGCCGt CAGAAAAAACAATCTCGTTTATATGAAAacgtaacggtaataaaaactAGACCATCCAGTAATGATGGTGATCTAAGTGCTTTTCATCAAATGGTTAAATCGGTGCGAG gaGAATATCCATTTAACAATCCTAGTACAAATATTGGTCACGTAATAAGTCCAACAATGGAAAATTTATATCCTGAAGGCACAAGTATAAAATTAGTTGTGCATCCACAATTGTcagataacgataaagattcTATTCCGTCCATTTCATTTACTTGTAACG TGAATTGTAGCGTTGAACatgttattttaaatgtaGCTTGTTCTTTGGAGGATGAAGATACAGTAAATGTAGAGAAGTATTGTTTAAGAGTTTGGGGCTTAGCAGAATATTTAGCTCCTAATACAACATTAGCacaatatgaatatattcatCAATGTATTAAATTGGAGAAAGACATTGAATTAGCTATTATGACAAGGGCACAAATCAAAAAATCTATAGCTCGCACA CTTCAAGATGATAATCAGGATCAATGTCTTAAATTAGAAGATATACTACCTAATGAACCATTACAACCAATTTCTTATGATACATTGCTTATCTTATTAG AAACGgtagaaaaggaaatggaGCGTGTTGAAAATACTGCGATGCAATTAGCAAGAACAAATCATGGTTCTGGTCTACTACCTCAACTCAAACCTCAAGGTGTAATTCAAGCTGTAAAGGCAGTTTCTGCTCTGATGGGAAACATTGAAACTTTCGAAATCACAGAAGCAGtagataattttgtaaatgcTTGCTGTCAATTTTTACCACAAGTTCATACTACGAACATAGAGTGCAAGAAACCTGAAATTGTACATGAAGATGGAGATTATTCGGTTGTAACGTTAAGAACGAAATTTCCTGATGTGATTACCTCCCATTGCCATAAAATTCGCGATGCAATTCAAGATCTTGTAGAAACTTATTGTCATGCTTTTAGAGttgattttcaattgaatAGTAGAGGAGAAAATTCTACAA ATAGGCTAGTATCTTCGGAAGTTATAGATACTGTACTTGTACGAGTTGGATCATTACATAGATTACCAGGAAATTGGAAACATGATGATTACATTATTGCAGCTCAAATATTTCATGGTACAAGACCTGTTGGTAATCCTGTTTTATCAGAACCTACAACAGTAAGCTTGAGTTTTTATccgagaattttatttaactctTG gtTGGAATTTCGTGGGACCAGTGTATGTCAAGTTCCAAGAGAAGCTAGGCTAGTATTAGTTCTTTATGGACGTACTTTACAACCAACTGAACATGAATCAAATTCCGTATCAGAAGGTGctatgagaaaagaagaacttgGTTGGGCTGCTATACAGTTTTTTAACTATGATgg TATTATGAGCCAAGgaagtttctttttatctctttggcCTGCTATCGCGGATAAAAGATTAGGTCCTGCACCAGCACCCGGGACTCATCCTCATAGTGATACACATCCTATTATAGGATTGGAATTACCAGATTATGGAGGAAATGTTTTGTTTCCAACAGAATTAAGAGATCACGATGTTGAATCATTGGATTTTAATTCATTGGATCAAAATACGCAGGAATTATTATTGGATATTACGCAGCAAGATACGTTTTCAAG GCCTCCTatagatgaaagagaaatattgtgGGAGAAAAGACATTACTTACACGACAAACCAGAAGCTTTACctaaagtattattagctgCACATAGTTGGGATTGGGCATGTTTGCCAGATTTGCATGCATCTCTTAGAGTTTGGAGTCCTTTACCACCTGTACAAGCTTTACAATTACTTTTGCCATG ctTCACTATAAAAATAT ATATGAAAGTACGAGAAATGGCTGTTGGATGGATCAGAGAATTAAGTAATGATGAGCTCGTAGATTACTTACCACAATTGTTGCAAGCATTGAAACATGAAACATACGAAGCTTCTCCTTTGGctaaatttttattggaacGAGCTTTGATATCACCAAGAGTAGCTCATCATATTTATTGGTTACTAACACAAGCATTACCAGGACAAAGTCCCCAGGTACAG AATTCTGCAGAAATTGTACCAGAAGACGAAAAAGGTATCAGTTCTGCTAGATATCATAGAAGATTACAATTAATGTTGCGAGCATTGCTAGCAGTTATAGGGGATGCTTTAAGAAATAGTTTTCTTACTCAACAATTATTAGTTAAG aaTTTAAATGAGGTTGCAGAAAATATTAAAGGCACTAAAGAGTCATTACGAATGGATGCACTCAAAGTTggtttacaaaatataaattgtcaaTTAATGGAGGATAATGGTACATGTTTACCGTTGTCTCCTAGTAAACAAGTATATGGAATCAATGTACAAATTTGCTCATATTTTCCATCGTTTACACttccattgaaaattaatttcattagcTGTGATAATGTATTAAGTCCTGCAATCTTTAAg gTTGGTGATGATTTGCAGCAAGATATGTTGACTTTACAAATGATGCGCATTATGGATAAATTGTGGTTGAAGGAAGGCCTTGATTTAAAAATGGTAACTTTTGCATGTGTACCGACTGGTCACAAACGTGGAATGATAGAAATGGTGACAAATGCAGAAACACTTAGAAAAATTCAAGTCGAGTTTGGTTTGACGGGATCATTTAAAGATCGACCTATCGCAGAATGGCTAGCTAAGCATAATCCTTCTGAATTAGAATATGAAAGGGCAGTAGAAAATTTTACCGCGTCATGCGCTGGTTATAGCGTTGCTACTTACATTTTAGGAATTTGTGATAgacataatgataatattatgttaaaaaCATCTGGTCATCTATTTCATATAGATTTCGGTAAATTTCTTGGAGATGCTCAAATGTTTGGAAACTTCAAAAG agatCGAACACCATTTGTTCTAACTTCTGATATGGCTTATGTAATAAACGGTGGAGACAAGCCGTCAGCCAAATTTCATCATTTTGTAGATTTGTGTTGTCAAGCATTTAATGTTGTACGTAAACATGGCAATCTTATCCTACATCTTTTTGGATTA ATGACTTCATCTGGGATCTCTGGTGTTACAATGGATGCTGTTAGTTATGTACAAAAAGCATTGCTTCCAGGACAAACTAATCCTGAAGCAGCAGCAACATTTGCACGAATGATAGAGAGTTCATTGAAGAGTTGGTTCACGcagtttaatttctttttacataacTTAGCACAACTCAGATTTTCTGGAGATCATAACGATggaacattattatcttttattccgCGTACATATAC gaTGCAACAAGAAGGCCAGTTAACAAGTGTACAAGTACACGGATATCAGAAAAGATATGATCCAGAAAAgtattacatgtatattttacgtatacaAAGAAAAGGTCAAGCAGATCCTACATATCTTTTTCGCTCATATAAAGAATTTTgtgaattttatcaaaaattatgtatacacTTTCCTCTTGCTAAAGTAGCCag
- the LOC124947635 gene encoding cytochrome P450 6B5-like — translation MLELLKQLLDPFLLTGLFFGILYFYFTATFNYWENLCVPFKKPTVLVGNFGSLLLFRKSQPEGVKEMYEWFKNERFFGVFRVRSPILILRDPDLVKSICVKDFVCFGNRGIPTNNSQDPLSGHLFNLEGRKWKGLRSKLTPTFSSGKLKRMFYLLAECSEEFRKLINKASEGKTAVEVRELAAKFTIDVIGSCAFGIQINALTDEDSEFHRAAKKLSRPSYKATLWRMLRTAMPKIYKFLGVQVIDPEVTMFFKNVVSQMIKQRENCDQRRHDFMDLLVELKNKGSLENDIGSISQALNEEDVQAAKEIELDENSIAAQAFVFFAAGYETSSNTIAFCLHELALNEEIQEKTRRDINDSITKRDGKLTYDAVQDMKYLDLVILETLRKYPPAPLLSRRCEYKYQIPGSNVELPAGMRVVIPIYGLHHDPDHYPDPEAFNPDRFMDDNKRTRHPYTYLPFGEGPRACIGIRFALLQIKIGIISFLKSHAVQVSNKTVHPIKFSRRSLVTTSEDGFWLNIITPESDNS, via the exons ATGTTGGAACTATTAAAACAACTTTTAGATCCTTTCCTTTTAACTGGCCTTTTCTTCGGCattttgtacttttatttCACGGCGACTTTTAATTATTGGGAGAACCTTTGTGTACCATTCAAGAAACCAACCGTTTTGGTCGGTAATTTCGGATCcttgttattatttcgaaaatctCAGCCAGAAGGAGTGAAGGAAATGTACGAGTGGTTCAAGAACGAAAGATTCTTTGGGGTTTTTCGTGTTAGGTCAccgattttaatattaaggGATCCTGATCTTGTTAAGAGCATTTGCGTTAAggattttgtttgttttggaAACCGTGGTATACCAACTAATAATTCTCAG GATCCATTGTCAGGTCATCTTTTCAATTTGGAAGGAAGAAAGTGGAAGGGTCTGAGGTCTAAATTAACGCCAACTTTTTCCTCGGGCAAACTAAAacgaatgttttatttattagccGAGTGTTCCGAAGAATTTCGAAAACTTATCAATAAAGCTTCCGAAGGAAAAACAGCTGTGGAGGTTCGTGAGCTAGCAGCAAAATTTACGATCGACGTCATTGGTAGTTGTGCTTTCGGCATACAAATAAATGCTTTGACCGATGAAGACTCCGAATTCCATAGGGCTGCAAAGAAACTCTCAAGGCCAAGTTACAAAGCGACGTTGTGGAGGATGCTTCGTACAGCCATGCCTAAGATCTATAAGTTTCTAGGCGTTCAGGTCATCGATCCTGAGGTTACTATGTTTTTCAAGAACGTCGTGTCGCAGATGATCAAGCAACGAGAGAACTGTGACCAAAGGAGACACGATTTTATGGATCTCTTAGTAGAATTGAAGAACAAAGGAAGCTTGGAAAACGACATAGGATCGATATCGCAAGCGTTGAATGAAGAGGATGTTCAAGCCGCAAAGGAAATTG AGCTCGATGAAAATTCCATCGCGGCCCAGgccttcgttttcttcgcaGCCGGTTACGAAACTTCGTCCAACACAATAGCGTTCTGTCTGCACGAATTGGCattaaatgaagaaattcAGGAGAAGACTAGGCGAGATATCAACGACTCCATAACGAAACGAGATGGGAAATTAACTTACGATGCCGTTCAGGATATGAAATATCTCGACTTGGTGATATTAG AAACTCTCAGAAAATATCCACCAGCTCCGTTACTCTCTCGAAGATGCGAATACAAATATCAAATACCTGGAAGCAACGTCGAACTACCAGCTGGAATGCGAGTTGTCATACCAATTTACGGTCTCCACCATGATCCGGACCATTATCCAGATCCTGAGGCATTTAATCCTGACAGATTTATGGATGATAACAAACGAACGAGACATCCATATACGTATCTTCCTTTTGGAGAAGGCCCACGTGCTTGTATAG gAATCCGATTCGCACTGCTGCAAATTAAAATTGGAATAATTTCCTTCTTGAAAAGTCATGCGGTTCAAGTTTCCAATAAAACGGTTCATCCCATTAAATTCAGCAGGCGAAGCCTTGTTACGACGAGCGAAGATGGATTTTggcttaatattattactccAGAATCTGacaattcttaa